A genomic window from Planococcus rifietoensis includes:
- a CDS encoding diguanylate cyclase domain-containing protein — translation MGRRPERLALERVLLEGIEEMIFIVRVEKDAWVYEFINEAVKVNTQLDDSALGKAFREVHEPEIARQLIHFYEKALTAGTSIFYEDSYYAPNGELRYSKSRLTPMFDDSGRCSHIVSVVNDVTEEKLAKHSREEALSRLEESNAKYRSLFESNGDAVFTLTLNGQINGGNRMARTLIQRPISELAGRDFCEVVEPAEHMRSYEIFQEARAGLYKDHRLSLKAENGEAIGCLVKFIPISVYGKVTGYYLMAKNMTELDRLVSKYLESEKNFRVIAENVYDVVILMNRQKEYLYVSPSSQEIFGIAPEEAASQKPFFNVHPDDLALVAQQFQEAMQQAGPYSLQLRFDHPARGWIWAEMNGTPVYDGEGVFSHMVMIVRDISVQKDYEAQLEYYAFHDSLTGLPNRRYFQEYSQKKQQEQERAGGKIALAVLDLDDFKYINDEYGHDFGDMVLVEFAGRLSKLEEQGYIPARMGGDEFVIILEGVATDSAAQAAAQHIHGLLSGNWVIHGNTVPVNFSLGAAVASSAEESISSILRRADEAMYKVKGNETDAFQLLKP, via the coding sequence ATGGGGAGAAGGCCTGAACGATTGGCGTTAGAGCGTGTATTGCTCGAAGGGATAGAAGAAATGATTTTCATTGTCAGGGTTGAAAAGGATGCTTGGGTTTACGAGTTCATCAATGAGGCGGTTAAAGTCAATACGCAATTGGATGACTCCGCCCTCGGAAAGGCATTTCGTGAAGTGCACGAACCGGAAATAGCACGACAGCTGATCCATTTTTATGAGAAGGCTTTGACGGCAGGGACGAGCATTTTCTATGAGGATTCTTATTATGCCCCAAACGGTGAACTGCGTTATTCAAAGTCGCGCTTGACGCCGATGTTCGACGATTCCGGCCGGTGCAGCCATATCGTCAGCGTGGTCAATGATGTGACGGAAGAAAAGCTGGCCAAGCATTCACGCGAAGAAGCGCTCAGCCGGCTGGAAGAAAGCAATGCCAAATATCGTTCGTTGTTTGAAAGCAACGGCGATGCGGTATTCACTTTGACATTGAACGGGCAAATCAACGGTGGGAACCGGATGGCCCGGACGTTAATCCAGCGTCCCATCAGCGAATTGGCAGGCAGGGATTTCTGCGAAGTAGTCGAACCAGCCGAGCATATGAGATCGTACGAGATCTTTCAAGAGGCAAGGGCAGGCCTCTATAAAGACCATCGGCTAAGCCTGAAAGCCGAGAACGGGGAAGCTATCGGCTGTTTAGTGAAATTCATTCCGATTAGCGTCTACGGAAAAGTCACCGGCTATTATTTGATGGCGAAAAACATGACTGAGCTGGATAGGCTGGTCAGCAAATATTTGGAGAGCGAGAAGAATTTTCGCGTGATTGCCGAGAATGTGTACGACGTTGTGATCTTGATGAATAGGCAAAAGGAATATTTATATGTATCCCCCTCGAGCCAGGAGATTTTCGGCATTGCCCCAGAAGAAGCGGCGTCGCAAAAACCGTTCTTTAACGTACACCCCGACGACTTGGCGCTTGTCGCTCAGCAGTTTCAGGAAGCTATGCAACAGGCAGGCCCATATTCCTTGCAGCTGCGCTTCGATCACCCGGCACGCGGATGGATCTGGGCGGAAATGAACGGAACTCCCGTTTACGATGGGGAAGGCGTGTTTTCACATATGGTCATGATCGTCCGAGACATTTCAGTTCAAAAGGATTACGAAGCCCAGTTGGAATATTATGCATTCCATGATTCCTTGACGGGCCTTCCGAACCGCCGCTATTTCCAAGAATACAGCCAGAAAAAGCAACAAGAGCAGGAACGGGCAGGCGGGAAAATAGCCTTGGCTGTATTGGACCTTGATGATTTCAAGTACATTAATGATGAATATGGCCATGATTTCGGAGATATGGTTTTGGTTGAGTTTGCGGGGCGCTTATCCAAATTGGAAGAACAAGGGTATATTCCTGCCAGGATGGGCGGCGATGAATTCGTTATCATTTTGGAAGGAGTAGCGACCGATTCCGCGGCTCAAGCAGCTGCACAACACATCCATGGTTTGCTTTCGGGCAACTGGGTCATCCATGGCAATACCGTCCCAGTCAATTTCAGTTTAGGAGCGGCTGTAGCGTCTTCGGCAGAAGAAAGCATTTCCTCCATATTAAGGCGGGCCGATGAAGCGATGTATAAAGTTAAAGGCAATGAAACAGATGCATTTCAATTACTAAAACCGTAA